Part of the Desulfonauticus submarinus genome, CACTTAAATATAGGGTTTCTTTTCTTTGAGCTTTTAATTGCAAATATTCTATAAAATCCATTAGTTCTTTTTTATATATCAATGGTAGTTCTCGTATTTTTTCTAATAATTTTTCTTCATCTCGAAGTTCTACTTCCATTTTTTGTTTTCTCCTTTTTATTAATCTAACG contains:
- a CDS encoding DUF2281 domain-containing protein, producing VRLIKRRKQKMEVELRDEEKLLEKIRELPLIYKKELMDFIEYLQLKAQRKETLYLSEQSLSKDWLLPEEDEAWKNL